The DNA sequence TCTTTTAAACCTGGAAACAATTTTTCCAGATGAGGATCATTTTCATCATAGTTCACTTCCTGATACGTTGTAACCCCTCTAACTCCCCTTAAACTAAGGGGAGAGCCCGTCTCCCTTCCCGATTCAAGAGTAGCCATCTCCCCTCTTGGTTCAAGAGGGGTTGGGCGAGTTACGTTCTTTAACTTACTTAAATAAGGGTCGCCATCATCAATTGTCACCGTCCGACTCTTACTAATTTTTTTTAGATTTACTGCAAATTCAATCATCTTTAATTCCTTATCACGACTCAAACTCACTTGATGATGCACCAATTTCTTACGAGCTCCGCCGCTTCCTGGCGTACCAGAGCCCGGAGGTGTTTTGGAGCCTGAAATTCGGGCGAGCCATCGGACGAAGGGAGATTGCGCAAACGCTTCAACCTTAAGCCAAGAAATTCCTGCCAATGTTGTATAAATTAGACTTTTTCGAAAGGTTAATTCCTCTAATGCCCTTTCCCTGAACCTTGATTCATAAGCGTTTAACTCGTCCATATTAATCTGCATAGTTCGCATAGGTTCTGGCATGCGCCTATTTAAAGTTTCTATGACCCGATGCTGAAGAGATGCCCGCATTTCAGACGTTTCTGCTTCAACTCTTTCGAGAAATGCAGTGTCTTTCTCCCTCATTTTTCTTTCATGAAGTAGTGTCAACCCTTGTTTTCCATATTTGATGACCTCTAAAGCCGCCGCCCCTATGTGAGCTGCAAGGACAGCGATGCTATATTCACGAGTTTCTCCACTATATCTTGCTCTACGCTGGACAAGTCTCTCTTCTAAAATAGGCTCTAGTTCATCTATCAAATCTGGATTGCTTATAATCCACTGCATCAAGTGCCATTCTGAAATTTCATGAACACCCACTTCGTCACGTTCTTCCATTTTAAGGTTTCGACTCATCCAAATTTCAACACGATTCCTTTCAGCAACTTTAATCACCGCATCATTTCCTTGAAGTTTATCAGCAGGCACCAAATAACAGCTTAGTTCGGCATCTTCACCCAAAAAGTTTTTAATCTGTTTATAAGGAAAAGATGGAATTAAAAATGACTCGTACTTATTTGACTCTGCCGGCTCATGAAGTGAGGGAAGACCCATCTCACCCTGAGAAGAACGGCTTTGATCGGCCCTTTGACCCGTAGAAGTAGTTGTAGAAACTGCATGAGCAAGCGTACCAAAAGCACCCGCCACCTCTGGAGCCAAAACATCATCAACGATTTCGATGTCAGGTGAAATTTCCTCTGGTAAAACAATGTCTAATTGATCTAGGGCCTCTGAAGTCGACATTCTCTGTGTAACGTCCTTCGCGAGAAGTCCTCTGAAAAAAGTTTGAAGATCGGAATTCAATTTTGAAAAAGCTGCTTCATATTGTCCATCAAAGGGATCGACATTTGTCACCTTTTCACGCCCTTTTACTGCACGACCTTGCCCCGTGGGCACTTCTCTATCCATGACTCGAAAGGGACTTGTGTTTAAAAGGGACATATATAAAATAACCCCCAGTGCAAAAAGATCACTTTTAAAACTGAAATTGCCATCATAAGTTTCTGGAGACATATAGGTAAGAGAGCCAATAATGAATCCGGATCGAACCTTTATTTCAGGAGAACCCGCAGCCCCAAAATCGATCAGGGTCATTTTGTTTGTTTTAGGATTATAAAAGAAGTTTGCAGGCTTAAGGTCTCGATGGACTAAATTTAGGCCATGAACTTCTTCCAAGGTTTTCAGCAGCTCTTTAAAAGCCGTCAAAATATTATTCTGAAATGTTTCATATGTTAACTCTCCACTCACCAGTTGAGTTCGAAGGTTATGAACATATTGATCCCATCTGATTGTCCCTTCTTCTTGAGTTACATCATCCATTGCAATGAATGAATCCCCATTTTCTAGAACACCAAACTCACGAACCGCAGGGTCTGGATTGTTTGGAAGGTCATGTACTTGTTTCTGAATTTGAGCTTCTCTTTCAGGGGTTGGGAGATAATGATAATCATCCTCTGGGCGAGGCGAAATAATTTTTAAAGCTACGTGCTCGTTAGCATTTGTATCCAGAGCTCTAAAAACAGAACCTTGACCTCCTTCACCTAACTTCTCCAAAATCTGATAGTGACCCATGACTGTTCCAATCTCATAAACATGTCTAGGTGTAGAAGGTGAAGCAGAGGGCGACAATCCACTCTCCCCTTCAGGAGCAGGTTCTTCTAGCAAGGCTTCGACTGGGACTTCAGGTCTAGCTAAAAAAGAGGAAGCCTCTGCCTCAGCCAAAATAACCGGTGTTATTCTCTCTAACTCATTCAAAGCCTGAGCGGCATTTTTGAATCTTTGACTCACATGCTGATCTAGAATTTGTCTTATATAAGACATCAAGGGAGGAGAAATAGAAGCAATATCTTGTCCCTGAAACGCATCATTACCCAATTTCTTCGTTGCAATCACAACTTCTACATCTCCTGGAGCAATGCCAAAGGGAAAAGAAGCAGCGATCATATTAAAAAAGATTACGCCAGCAGAATACAAATCTGATTGAACCGTTCGTCTTGTCTCAGGAGCTGCGTATAAGAAAGAAAGCTGCTGAAGGGCTTGTTCTTCTTCCGTCTCACTTGTTGAAGAACCAAAATCAAGGAAGGTGATTTGATGCTTAGAGGCATTGTAGCGTATATTTTCAGGTTTAAGGTCATTGTGTAATATCCCCCGAGCATGAAGTTCACCCAAAGCAGTCAGTAAAGCTTTAAAAAACGTTAGCATCTCTTGCATGTATACATCTCTTGAAAGAGTTCCTTCATCCATCCCATCTTGTAAGCGTACAATATAATCCTGAAGATCTTCATCTTGATTAAAGTCCATCACAAGAAAATGACGTTGGCTCCCCTGATCATAACCATATCCATAAACTGAGGGGGCAGGTCCTCCATCGCGGGATGCAGATAACTGACGTTGATATTCTTGCTCAATTTTTCTTTCGGCATCCTCAGCTCCCTCTTTCATCCACTTAATAGCACGTACATTGCCATCAACATCCTTAGCCTCCCAGGTTTCTGCAGTCGTTCCTTCACCTAATTTATTTACTAAGCGATAGCGACCATCAATAATCGTTGCCCCCTGACGATTCCATTGACTTAACACTTCAAAAGCTTGGACTTCAGCATTCAAAGCTTCTAAGGCATCATTGATATTCCAATAAAGCTCATCCAGTTGTTTTCTATCTTCCGCCGAAAGTTGAGCCAAAGCATCTCTTGCACTAACAAAATCATTCACTAAATTTGCTTCGCTCAGATTTAACGACGTCACCTCATCAGGTGAGGCAGAAGATAAATCTTCCCTCCATCCCTCAACTTGATTCATTGCCTCAGCAATACGATTCCGTAGAGAAAGCATTTGAGACCGAAGCGTCTCTTCTCCTTCAGACCCAGCCAATTCAGGAGACGGAGCTTCTTCTCCTCCACCAGCCAATTGAAATTCATCTAAAGAAGCGCTGTTAAAATCAATTCTCAAAACGGGCAGAAGATGATCATAAGTATGCTGATCTGGCGAAGACAAAACCTGCTTCAAAATTGCCTTTCGTTGCTGGTGAATTCCTGTTTCTAATACAGGATCATTTAATTGGTTTAAAATAGATCTCAAGTCCTGATCACTTTCAAGAAGTCCTAAAAATTCGACATATCGCTCATCGATTCTTTTCAAGGAGGCCCCGCTCCCTTTCGGAAGTTTCCGAGCTCGATCAAGGAGACAATCCATCCAAAAGGCTGAAACAGCATGAGGAGTAAGCGTCTCCACAAAAGTATTCCCTAAAACGCCACGAGCAAGAACCTGTAAGGGTGCTTTAAAAGGTTTCATTCCCTTTTCACTGTAAGGTCTAAATCGAAAAATGAGGGGCTCCCCTTTTATTAATCCAAATACAAGCCGGGCCCCTTCTTCATCCAAAGCACTATATAAAATTTTAATCCCTTCACGATCTCTATCTTTTAACCACTGCGCTAATTCAGGATTTTTCTCTCTCCGCTTACGCGCATAAGCAAGCGTTGCTGCCGTCAGAGCAAATTCAGCCTTAAAATCATCTCCCACTTGCGTTTTTCTTCTGGGATCCGTGCTGATAAATCCAATGCCATCCTCTAGAGCAAGCATTTCTCCAATCCCCTTTAGATCTTCAGCCGTCAACGCATATTCTGGATCGCCCATTCTCTTCAGATAAAGCTGATAAGCCTCTTCAATAGAGTCCCTCGGAATCACAGGAGAAATCACATGATAGGAAATATTTTTTTGTTGAAAGAATTTTTCCAAACCAGGGGTATGATAACCCCCAACCATCAGAACAGCACTCTTAACATTTTTTTCAGAAAACGAAGCCATGAAATTTTTGGCGATTTCTCCATCGCGAGATTTAATAGTTTTGTAATATTGCTCATACAATGGAAAATATTTTTTCAATGGAGCACTATCTTCGCCCATAAACTGCTGAATTTTATCCCAGCCCAAACGCTCAATCGTTTCCTCAACAAGCGTTAAGTCATCTTCACGACCTCTTAATTCCGCCATTCTTTTAAGGGCATAGAGCCATTCAAAAATAATTGCGGATTTATCAGAAATAAAACTCAGTTTAAGATTCTCTTCAATCTCACGAATTTCTTCCATCAATTGATTGTCATTAATTTCAGTTCTAAACTGATAGGCCTGAATCGAACGGTCAAT is a window from the Chlamydiota bacterium genome containing:
- a CDS encoding protein kinase; translated protein: MKRETLFIKLIRIGVTVAFAFSLIEKDMIFSSQSLFAQTLPFNPASVSSLGKNIDFYIPQKLGWIERSWISPDKDAKTIYLLQDAHGNFEVQWRMARILEIIENQLEAETKAKTEKVFTSSLELRASSQSSLEARSSSFLIALEGASGALDYSYFKNLPDPEIRRDTAEFLMKNAKLNGPEFYAITSESNPLLYGIETPLYYLKNKKLFLDVLKVKDEVLPVLEELIKQLEARGSRLEAKNSQLISLIKFHDQYVRHELSLFDYCQALSDLQISLKIQNPKSKIRNYVNVLHYFEMEKEIHPSLLGDEERKLLDVLGDELSRKDLIQLLELTLQYRMNELSINEYYLALIDFSKRSEINLKDYPNIDRSIQAYQFRTEINDNQLMEEIREIEENLKLSFISDKSAIIFEWLYALKRMAELRGREDDLTLVEETIERLGWDKIQQFMGEDSAPLKKYFPLYEQYYKTIKSRDGEIAKNFMASFSEKNVKSAVLMVGGYHTPGLEKFFQQKNISYHVISPVIPRDSIEEAYQLYLKRMGDPEYALTAEDLKGIGEMLALEDGIGFISTDPRRKTQVGDDFKAEFALTAATLAYARKRREKNPELAQWLKDRDREGIKILYSALDEEGARLVFGLIKGEPLIFRFRPYSEKGMKPFKAPLQVLARGVLGNTFVETLTPHAVSAFWMDCLLDRARKLPKGSGASLKRIDERYVEFLGLLESDQDLRSILNQLNDPVLETGIHQQRKAILKQVLSSPDQHTYDHLLPVLRIDFNSASLDEFQLAGGGEEAPSPELAGSEGEETLRSQMLSLRNRIAEAMNQVEGWREDLSSASPDEVTSLNLSEANLVNDFVSARDALAQLSAEDRKQLDELYWNINDALEALNAEVQAFEVLSQWNRQGATIIDGRYRLVNKLGEGTTAETWEAKDVDGNVRAIKWMKEGAEDAERKIEQEYQRQLSASRDGGPAPSVYGYGYDQGSQRHFLVMDFNQDEDLQDYIVRLQDGMDEGTLSRDVYMQEMLTFFKALLTALGELHARGILHNDLKPENIRYNASKHQITFLDFGSSTSETEEEQALQQLSFLYAAPETRRTVQSDLYSAGVIFFNMIAASFPFGIAPGDVEVVIATKKLGNDAFQGQDIASISPPLMSYIRQILDQHVSQRFKNAAQALNELERITPVILAEAEASSFLARPEVPVEALLEEPAPEGESGLSPSASPSTPRHVYEIGTVMGHYQILEKLGEGGQGSVFRALDTNANEHVALKIISPRPEDDYHYLPTPEREAQIQKQVHDLPNNPDPAVREFGVLENGDSFIAMDDVTQEEGTIRWDQYVHNLRTQLVSGELTYETFQNNILTAFKELLKTLEEVHGLNLVHRDLKPANFFYNPKTNKMTLIDFGAAGSPEIKVRSGFIIGSLTYMSPETYDGNFSFKSDLFALGVILYMSLLNTSPFRVMDREVPTGQGRAVKGREKVTNVDPFDGQYEAAFSKLNSDLQTFFRGLLAKDVTQRMSTSEALDQLDIVLPEEISPDIEIVDDVLAPEVAGAFGTLAHAVSTTTSTGQRADQSRSSQGEMGLPSLHEPAESNKYESFLIPSFPYKQIKNFLGEDAELSCYLVPADKLQGNDAVIKVAERNRVEIWMSRNLKMEERDEVGVHEISEWHLMQWIISNPDLIDELEPILEERLVQRRARYSGETREYSIAVLAAHIGAAALEVIKYGKQGLTLLHERKMREKDTAFLERVEAETSEMRASLQHRVIETLNRRMPEPMRTMQINMDELNAYESRFRERALEELTFRKSLIYTTLAGISWLKVEAFAQSPFVRWLARISGSKTPPGSGTPGSGGARKKLVHHQVSLSRDKELKMIEFAVNLKKISKSRTVTIDDGDPYLSKLKNVTRPTPLEPRGEMATLESGRETGSPLSLRGVRGVTTYQEVNYDENDPHLEKLFPGLKDILKTVGGAYHCYGNDGKLYIFISRNAQDKKIALQHEKMEIFIKNWMESNLSSSPLKERGETSVGGTPLLVQEGLGELPDLARVSHILAWALQIIENGWTDITQVEFLWNEIREMDLDALQAVIGDDRAEQREFIKQYLPLILTALGKSPDNVIFQIEKFETSVKQFALLQKSIRKTSANRFEASKAEALEGVVRGLFMDRPEALDRAPALLLIDLSTLVDGNNIARPGAEASIAVLVKAAAQMRQSQGQMKIVLVDHEGKIGGLQALVDKKIPGAEVLLRFRNEGIIFEQAPTREEASPENMENYIIKAAEAKGLMGLQVQNIQVVIDPSHQSIYSKILNQLILGDAIDIQLDQTMFDKLSAMNAELAKRFKAKEVGQGVKTYSVHLKKEELDEEKYKATRQMYDLAAVKA